In Deltaproteobacteria bacterium, the following proteins share a genomic window:
- a CDS encoding Hsp70 family protein, whose amino-acid sequence MTKPQFIVGIDLGTTHCALAASPVGRAAVKLYDLPQLVAPGEVAAQPLLPSLLYLPTDGELPEGATQLPWGTADHVVGELAGRLGAKVPHRLVASAKSWICHGGINRRAPVLPWNAPENEPQISPYGASVQYLAHLKSIWNAAHPGAPLAQQEVTITVPASFDEAARELTLDAAQEAGYGKNVRLIEEPQAAFYDFLGSQGDGIREQLAAAKLVLVVDVGGGTTDLTLLKVVEGENDTQELERIAVGGHLLLGGDNMDAALAHHVIAKANRTNLDPSEWSALLQSVRLAKEKLLGPDAPEEMVVSLQKRGSRLIAGTQSIPLTKAEVNELLLDGFIPKTGPADVPQKNKRAGLTTLGLPYATDPAIPRHVCAFLRRHIEGAQEVGAQIQDGLPRPDLVLLNGGVFHSPALVQRLSEVFSHWFGGEPVTFLEHTSLSTAVACGAVHFGLARRGLGQLIAGGAARAYYVGVQGENERMQAFCVAPRGMEENTTLEVTSRVLNLVLNREVSFPLYVYTGSRVDPAGAVVDVDDELEPMAPIQTVLRDKAGTLHQSQDGTIPVTLGSELDESGALKLNLRTMELPPRRWRLQFALRGENQDDKKTESKAQGSNASQAGSQSVLPGNFHKARRLIHDMFGKEQDPAKVKGLRNELEGILGPRGEWSGHTCRAIFDVCMKHQTLRGQSAGHEVQWLRLIGWGLRPGLGILGDSDRLQDLWAIYSTGVKFPSKANFGEWWILWRRVAPGLDLAKTETIYSDTHLWLLPETSPKKGNRLTGQVEMMQMLAALEKLSPAQKVSIGETFLKNPKKFSTWLSLGRLGSRSPAYGGEHTVVDPTVASHWLKGLLELDWNKAQGAAFAATLISRMTGDANRDLDSNLREQLAARLTEAKTAKSWPEMVLRPTNLSNKDASRMLGESLPVGLRLD is encoded by the coding sequence ATGACCAAGCCGCAATTTATCGTGGGTATCGATTTGGGAACCACCCATTGCGCTCTGGCGGCTAGCCCCGTTGGCCGCGCGGCGGTGAAACTCTACGACTTACCTCAATTGGTCGCTCCCGGTGAAGTGGCGGCCCAACCTCTTTTGCCCTCACTGCTCTATTTGCCAACCGATGGCGAACTGCCCGAAGGCGCCACCCAGTTACCATGGGGCACAGCAGACCATGTGGTGGGTGAATTGGCCGGTCGCCTCGGCGCCAAGGTGCCGCACCGCTTGGTGGCTTCAGCCAAGAGTTGGATCTGCCACGGAGGCATCAACCGCCGCGCGCCCGTGCTGCCATGGAATGCGCCTGAGAACGAACCCCAGATTTCTCCCTACGGGGCCTCGGTGCAGTATTTGGCCCACCTGAAGTCCATTTGGAATGCCGCACACCCCGGCGCACCCTTGGCTCAGCAAGAGGTCACCATCACGGTACCGGCTTCCTTTGATGAAGCTGCCCGGGAACTCACTCTCGATGCCGCCCAGGAGGCGGGCTACGGCAAAAACGTACGGCTTATTGAAGAGCCGCAAGCTGCTTTCTACGATTTCCTCGGCTCCCAAGGAGACGGCATCCGCGAGCAATTGGCAGCGGCCAAGTTGGTGCTGGTGGTGGATGTGGGCGGCGGCACCACCGACCTCACACTGCTCAAAGTAGTCGAAGGAGAAAACGACACCCAAGAGCTTGAGCGTATCGCTGTAGGGGGACATCTTCTCTTAGGCGGCGACAATATGGATGCGGCCTTGGCCCACCATGTTATCGCTAAAGCCAACCGCACCAACCTAGACCCAAGTGAGTGGTCTGCGTTGCTGCAGTCGGTGCGATTGGCCAAAGAGAAATTATTGGGCCCCGACGCTCCAGAAGAAATGGTTGTTTCGCTCCAGAAGCGAGGCTCTAGGCTCATCGCAGGCACCCAAAGCATCCCGCTGACCAAAGCTGAAGTGAACGAACTTTTGCTCGATGGGTTTATTCCCAAAACAGGACCGGCCGATGTGCCCCAGAAAAACAAACGTGCCGGCCTAACCACTCTCGGCTTACCCTACGCCACAGATCCCGCCATCCCGCGGCACGTGTGTGCTTTCTTGCGTCGGCACATCGAAGGTGCCCAAGAGGTGGGCGCCCAAATTCAAGATGGCCTGCCCCGCCCCGATCTGGTCCTTTTAAACGGTGGCGTCTTTCATTCCCCGGCTTTGGTGCAACGCTTGTCGGAGGTGTTCAGCCATTGGTTTGGGGGTGAGCCCGTTACGTTTCTCGAACATACCTCACTGTCTACGGCGGTCGCTTGCGGAGCGGTGCACTTTGGCTTAGCTCGCCGCGGGCTCGGTCAACTGATTGCTGGAGGGGCGGCTCGGGCCTACTACGTAGGCGTGCAAGGCGAGAACGAACGGATGCAAGCTTTCTGTGTCGCGCCTCGGGGCATGGAAGAAAACACCACTCTGGAAGTGACCAGCCGGGTGTTGAACCTGGTACTGAACCGGGAGGTGAGCTTCCCTCTCTATGTGTACACCGGTAGCCGCGTGGATCCTGCAGGCGCAGTGGTTGATGTTGATGATGAGCTGGAACCCATGGCGCCCATCCAAACCGTCCTTCGGGATAAGGCCGGGACTCTGCACCAAAGCCAAGATGGCACCATTCCTGTCACTCTAGGATCTGAACTTGATGAGAGTGGTGCTCTCAAGCTCAATTTGCGAACCATGGAGCTTCCCCCAAGGCGATGGCGACTCCAATTCGCTCTTAGGGGTGAGAACCAGGACGATAAAAAAACGGAGAGCAAAGCCCAAGGGTCCAATGCTTCTCAAGCTGGATCTCAATCCGTGCTTCCCGGTAACTTCCACAAGGCCCGGCGTCTGATCCACGACATGTTTGGAAAAGAGCAAGATCCCGCGAAGGTCAAGGGACTTCGAAATGAGCTGGAAGGGATTCTCGGGCCCCGAGGAGAATGGTCGGGCCATACTTGCCGCGCCATTTTTGATGTCTGCATGAAACACCAAACGTTACGCGGTCAGAGTGCTGGACACGAGGTCCAGTGGCTGCGGCTTATCGGTTGGGGCTTACGCCCCGGGCTGGGCATTTTAGGCGATAGCGACCGGCTCCAGGACCTCTGGGCTATCTACAGCACGGGAGTTAAGTTTCCCTCCAAGGCCAATTTTGGAGAGTGGTGGATTCTTTGGCGCCGCGTGGCACCGGGCCTAGACCTGGCTAAAACGGAAACAATTTATTCAGACACCCACCTCTGGCTTTTACCGGAGACCAGTCCCAAAAAAGGAAACCGACTTACAGGACAAGTGGAGATGATGCAGATGCTGGCTGCATTGGAGAAGCTTTCTCCCGCTCAAAAGGTTTCAATCGGAGAAACTTTCTTAAAAAATCCCAAGAAGTTCAGCACGTGGTTATCCTTAGGCCGTCTTGGCAGCCGGTCTCCCGCGTATGGTGGTGAGCATACGGTGGTGGACCCTACCGTGGCCAGCCACTGGCTCAAAGGCTTACTCGAACTCGACTGGAACAAGGCCCAAGGTGCAGCCTTTGCCGCCACGTTAATCAGCCGCATGACCGGGGATGCCAATCGCGATTTAGATTCGAATCTACGGGAGCAATTGGCCGCTCGGCTCACAGAGGCGAAAACCGCGAAGAGCTGGCCCGAGATGGTTCTGCGCCCCACCAATCTTTCGAATAAAGATGCGTCGCGGATGCTTGGTGAATCTTTGCCGGTGGGTTTGCGCTTGGATTAA
- a CDS encoding DUF2760 domain-containing protein — protein MAQTKLGFFGRLWLALTLPLRVIFDSALGTNIHGLLNGTTAAPEPAETPEHQNTGASVIESEPVEEPEPPKAQDTTGLQVLGILQREGRLIDFLQEDVTSFSDEEVGAAARVVHEGCKRGLKSHVVFEPVRPEEEGAPIELAEGFDAHRLRLTGNVVGSPPFKGRLAHHGWQVKDLQLPTLSAEHDPRILAPAEIEL, from the coding sequence ATGGCTCAAACAAAACTTGGATTTTTCGGACGACTTTGGCTGGCTTTGACCCTGCCCCTGCGGGTCATTTTTGATTCGGCTCTCGGAACCAATATTCACGGACTCCTCAATGGCACCACCGCCGCTCCGGAGCCCGCTGAAACTCCCGAACATCAAAACACCGGCGCTTCGGTCATCGAATCAGAGCCAGTGGAAGAACCCGAACCCCCCAAAGCCCAAGACACCACGGGCCTTCAAGTATTGGGTATCCTCCAGCGGGAAGGACGACTCATCGACTTCCTCCAAGAAGATGTGACTTCCTTCTCCGATGAAGAAGTCGGAGCTGCGGCTCGTGTGGTACACGAAGGCTGTAAGCGTGGGCTTAAAAGTCACGTTGTGTTTGAACCGGTGCGCCCCGAAGAAGAGGGAGCGCCCATTGAATTGGCCGAAGGTTTCGACGCCCATCGCCTACGCCTCACCGGCAATGTGGTTGGCTCCCCTCCTTTTAAAGGACGATTGGCCCACCACGGCTGGCAGGTAAAAGACCTCCAGCTCCCCACTCTCTCCGCCGAACACGATCCGCGCATTCTAGCTCCGGCCGAAATCGAACTCTAA
- a CDS encoding Hsp70 family protein has translation MTDATFALGIDLGTTNSALASVPMANKTDSPKPLAIPQTVAPGETMAENLLPSFLYMSAEAERAPGAFALPWRETNEQVVGTYARKQGAATPDRLISSAKSWLSYSGIDRRAKVLPWQAPEGIPKISPLEASAQYLGHLGAAWDAAHPESPLSQQDVVLTVPASFDAAARELTVEAASQIGLKDNLRLLEEPQAALYAWLADKGDTWRDELSVGDTILVCDIGGGTTDFSLISVQEEEGVLQLERVAVGDHILLGGDNMDLALAYSVSAKLEQKGKRLDDWQMRGLVHGCRAAKESLLADESRDTYPLAIASRGSRLMGGTIRTELTRPELEATFLEGFFPDVAASARPQIPRRMGLTTLGLPYASDAAVTRHLAAFLARSQSTGGMTYPTTILFNGGVTRSPVIRNRILKVLETWAVADGATGPKVLAGGDPDLAVSRGAAFYAQARQQGGLRIKGGTARSYYIGVERNQMAVPGVAPKLDALCIAPFGMEEGTEVNLSDPFGLYVGEPVSFRFFGSSERQQDPVGAVVDPAQLAEVAPIETTLDGEEGSVVHVRLHARVSEVGTLEISAVDVDSERRWKLSFDVRVE, from the coding sequence ATGACCGACGCTACCTTTGCCCTGGGCATCGACCTTGGCACCACCAACTCTGCCCTGGCAAGCGTGCCCATGGCTAACAAAACCGACTCTCCTAAACCTCTGGCCATTCCCCAAACCGTGGCCCCTGGGGAAACCATGGCGGAAAATCTTCTGCCGTCGTTCCTCTACATGAGCGCCGAAGCCGAACGGGCTCCCGGCGCCTTCGCGCTGCCATGGCGAGAAACCAACGAGCAAGTGGTGGGAACCTACGCGCGCAAGCAAGGTGCAGCCACACCGGACCGGCTCATTTCTTCGGCCAAGAGTTGGCTCTCCTACAGCGGCATCGACCGCCGGGCTAAAGTGTTGCCATGGCAAGCTCCCGAAGGGATTCCTAAGATTTCCCCTCTCGAAGCTTCCGCCCAATATCTGGGCCACCTCGGGGCAGCCTGGGATGCAGCCCACCCTGAGAGCCCTCTAAGCCAACAAGATGTGGTACTCACCGTGCCCGCTTCTTTTGATGCAGCGGCACGGGAACTCACGGTAGAGGCCGCGTCTCAAATTGGGCTTAAGGACAATCTTCGCCTCTTGGAAGAACCCCAAGCAGCGCTCTACGCGTGGCTCGCCGACAAAGGCGATACCTGGCGCGACGAACTCTCTGTGGGCGACACCATCCTGGTTTGCGATATCGGGGGTGGCACCACCGATTTCTCCCTTATCTCCGTGCAAGAAGAAGAAGGCGTGTTGCAGCTCGAACGGGTCGCCGTGGGTGACCACATTCTCCTAGGCGGAGACAATATGGATCTCGCGCTTGCCTACAGCGTGTCGGCCAAGCTTGAGCAAAAGGGTAAACGGCTGGACGATTGGCAGATGCGTGGATTGGTGCACGGTTGTCGCGCAGCCAAAGAAAGCCTACTCGCCGATGAGAGCCGGGATACTTATCCCCTGGCCATTGCCAGCCGAGGAAGCCGGCTTATGGGCGGCACCATTCGTACCGAACTCACCCGGCCTGAGTTGGAAGCAACGTTCTTGGAAGGTTTCTTTCCCGATGTGGCTGCCAGTGCCCGGCCCCAAATCCCCCGGCGGATGGGTCTAACCACCTTGGGATTGCCCTACGCCAGCGACGCCGCGGTCACACGCCATCTCGCGGCCTTTTTGGCCCGGTCGCAAAGTACCGGCGGCATGACCTACCCCACCACGATTTTATTCAACGGCGGTGTCACCCGGTCCCCGGTCATTCGCAACCGCATCCTCAAGGTGCTTGAAACCTGGGCCGTAGCCGACGGAGCCACGGGGCCTAAGGTCTTGGCCGGTGGAGATCCCGATTTGGCTGTTAGCCGAGGCGCTGCATTCTACGCCCAAGCCCGCCAACAAGGTGGCTTGCGTATCAAGGGCGGCACTGCGCGCTCTTATTATATCGGAGTGGAGCGCAACCAAATGGCAGTGCCGGGCGTTGCTCCCAAACTCGATGCCCTCTGCATCGCTCCCTTTGGGATGGAAGAAGGTACCGAGGTGAATCTCAGCGATCCCTTCGGCCTCTATGTGGGCGAGCCCGTATCATTCAGATTCTTTGGCTCTTCAGAACGCCAACAAGACCCAGTGGGTGCAGTGGTCGACCCCGCCCAGCTGGCCGAAGTGGCCCCCATTGAAACCACCCTGGACGGCGAAGAAGGATCGGTTGTGCACGTTCGGCTTCACGCCCGAGTAAGCGAAGTAGGAACCCTTGAGATCTCAGCGGTCGATGTGGACTCCGAGCGCCGATGGAAGCTGAGCTTTGACGTCCGAGTGGAGTAA